A window of the Pseudomonas furukawaii genome harbors these coding sequences:
- a CDS encoding autotransporter outer membrane beta-barrel domain-containing protein, with product MSRFPRSPAILCGSCALLVALPTPGDELAAASRATLLEDSHFLRDAASERIQQLRFSFREPPLEEGQQPAWARAFGSRGSVDADHRAPRRERDLAGMLLGAERPLGDWLVGGMGGYSATSMDLSGAGADIHSLHLGAYAGTKVYNQIGVKLGAAWSAHDGDGRAADGDADQVFGELGYSLDFRDFSVEGYTELAYLRLDSDAIATTGSQRDELGYGTFGLRGTTRFDLGSGRRLTTRLGAGWRHAFSDSRLQDASGGDAALLRDAFRLDLGADYQLVEAAYLGLFYNGTYAEDGRDNGLTARLSLRF from the coding sequence ATGTCCAGGTTCCCTCGATCGCCCGCGATACTCTGCGGCAGTTGTGCCCTGTTGGTGGCCTTGCCCACTCCCGGCGACGAACTGGCCGCCGCCAGTCGCGCGACGCTGCTGGAGGACAGTCACTTCCTGCGCGACGCGGCATCGGAACGCATCCAGCAACTGCGCTTCTCCTTCCGTGAGCCGCCCCTGGAAGAGGGGCAGCAACCCGCCTGGGCCCGCGCCTTCGGCAGCCGGGGATCGGTGGACGCCGACCATCGCGCACCCCGTCGGGAGCGGGATCTTGCGGGCATGCTGCTGGGTGCCGAACGGCCCCTGGGAGACTGGCTGGTGGGAGGCATGGGCGGCTACTCGGCCACCTCGATGGACCTGAGCGGCGCGGGGGCGGATATCCACAGCCTGCATCTGGGGGCCTATGCCGGCACCAAGGTCTACAACCAGATCGGTGTGAAACTGGGGGCGGCCTGGAGTGCCCATGACGGCGACGGACGCGCGGCCGATGGCGATGCCGACCAGGTGTTCGGCGAGCTCGGCTATTCGCTGGATTTCCGTGATTTCAGTGTCGAGGGTTACACCGAACTGGCCTACCTGCGGCTGGACAGCGACGCCATCGCCACCACGGGCAGCCAGCGGGACGAGTTGGGCTATGGCACCTTCGGATTGCGCGGCACCACCCGCTTCGACCTCGGCTCCGGCCGGCGTCTCACCACACGACTCGGCGCCGGATGGCGCCATGCCTTCAGCGACAGCCGCCTGCAGGACGCGAGTGGCGGTGATGCGGCCTTGCTGCGCGACGCCTTCCGCCTCGACCTGGGCGCGGACTATCAACTGGTCGAAGCGGCCTACCTGGGGCTGTTCTACAACGGCACCTACGCGGAGGACGGGCGGGACAACGGCCTGACGGCGAGGTTGAGCCTGCGCTTCTAG
- a CDS encoding Crp/Fnr family transcriptional regulator codes for MNEFKHLPDLLLTGHWFSQLPVGLRDALLAMAQLRRLAPGQRLFRRGDPPCGLYAVLEGAMRVGSIGESGKEALLVLVEPPHWFGEISLFDGQPRTHDAFAEGQVTLLHLPQVPLLALLEREPRYWREIALLMSQKLRLAFIALEEMSLLPAPQRLARRLLMIAEGYGALSGQRRVLHLAQEPLAMMLAISRQTTNQILKELEAQGAVRLTYGEIEILDPDLLKRAAQGKTP; via the coding sequence ATGAATGAATTCAAGCACCTTCCCGACCTGCTGCTCACCGGCCACTGGTTCAGCCAGTTGCCCGTCGGCCTGCGCGACGCGCTCCTGGCCATGGCCCAACTGCGGCGACTGGCCCCCGGACAGCGCCTGTTCCGTCGGGGCGACCCACCTTGCGGCCTCTATGCCGTGCTGGAAGGCGCGATGCGCGTCGGCAGCATCGGCGAAAGCGGCAAGGAAGCCTTGCTGGTGCTGGTGGAGCCGCCCCACTGGTTCGGCGAGATTTCCCTGTTCGACGGCCAGCCCCGCACCCACGACGCCTTCGCCGAAGGCCAGGTGACCCTGCTGCACCTGCCCCAGGTGCCCTTGCTGGCGCTGCTGGAACGGGAGCCCCGCTACTGGCGGGAGATCGCCCTGCTGATGAGCCAGAAGCTGCGCCTGGCCTTCATCGCCCTGGAGGAGATGAGCCTGTTGCCGGCGCCCCAGCGACTGGCCCGGCGGCTCCTGATGATCGCCGAGGGGTACGGCGCCCTCAGCGGCCAGCGGCGGGTGCTGCATCTGGCCCAGGAGCCGTTGGCGATGATGCTGGCGATCTCGCGCCAGACCACCAACCAGATCCTCAAGGAACTCGAAGCCCAGGGCGCCGTGCGCCTGACCTACGGCGAAATCGAGATCCTCGACCCCGACCTGCTCAAGCGCGCGGCCCAGGGCAAGACGCCCTGA
- a CDS encoding Mpo1 family 2-hydroxy fatty acid dioxygenase: MKTLIDHLGQYAEYHRDRRNIATHFVGIPMIVLAVAVLLSRPGFEAFGLWLSPAALVSLLSARFYFRLDGAYGLVMAMVLLLCLWVGAGLAVQSTALWLGVGLALFVVGWIIQFVGHHYEGRKPAFVDDLSGLIVGPLFVLAELGFLMGLRREVERAVEERAGPTCIREKKAAV; the protein is encoded by the coding sequence ATGAAAACCCTCATCGACCATCTTGGCCAGTACGCCGAGTACCACCGCGACCGCCGCAACATCGCCACCCACTTCGTCGGTATCCCGATGATCGTGCTGGCGGTGGCCGTGCTGCTGTCCCGCCCGGGCTTCGAGGCCTTCGGCCTCTGGCTGTCACCTGCGGCGCTGGTGAGCCTGCTGTCCGCCCGCTTCTACTTCCGCCTCGATGGCGCCTACGGCCTGGTGATGGCCATGGTGCTGCTGCTCTGTCTCTGGGTGGGCGCCGGCCTCGCCGTGCAGAGCACCGCCCTGTGGCTCGGCGTGGGGCTCGCGCTGTTCGTGGTGGGCTGGATCATCCAGTTCGTCGGTCACCACTACGAGGGGCGCAAGCCGGCCTTCGTCGACGACCTGTCGGGCCTGATCGTCGGCCCACTGTTCGTGTTGGCCGAGCTGGGCTTCCTGATGGGCCTGCGCAGGGAGGTCGAGCGCGCCGTGGAGGAGCGCGCCGGTCCCACCTGCATCCGCGAGAAGAAGGCGGCGGTCTGA
- a CDS encoding sulfate/molybdate ABC transporter ATP-binding protein — MSIEIRNVSKTFGAFRALDDINLDIHSGELVALLGPSGCGKTSLLRIIAGLETPDAGSIQFHGEDVSGHDVRDRNVGFVFQHYALFRHMTVFDNVAFGLRMKPRGERPSEKRIAEKVHELLNMVQLDWLADRYPEQLSGGQRQRIALARALAVEPKILLLDEPFGALDAKVRKELRRWLARLHEDINLTSVFVTHDQEEAMEVADRIVVMNKGVIEQIGSPGEVYEKPASDFVYHFLGDSNRLHLGDERHLLFRPHEVSLSRGEEAEHRAAQVRDIRPLGAITRVTLKVEGQDELIEAEVVKDHDSLVGLVRGETLFFKPKAWQKAVGA; from the coding sequence ATGTCCATCGAAATCCGTAATGTCAGCAAGACCTTCGGCGCCTTCCGCGCGCTCGACGACATCAACCTGGATATCCACAGCGGCGAGCTCGTGGCCCTGCTCGGCCCGTCCGGCTGCGGCAAGACCAGCCTGCTGCGCATCATCGCCGGCCTGGAAACGCCGGATGCCGGCAGCATCCAGTTCCATGGCGAGGACGTCTCCGGCCACGACGTGCGTGATCGCAACGTCGGCTTCGTGTTCCAGCACTACGCCCTGTTCCGCCACATGACCGTGTTCGACAACGTCGCCTTCGGCCTGCGGATGAAGCCCAGGGGCGAGCGCCCGAGCGAGAAGCGGATCGCCGAGAAGGTCCACGAGCTGCTGAACATGGTGCAGCTGGACTGGCTCGCCGACCGCTACCCGGAGCAGCTTTCCGGTGGCCAGCGCCAGCGGATCGCCCTCGCCCGCGCCCTGGCGGTGGAGCCGAAGATCCTGCTGCTGGACGAGCCCTTCGGCGCGCTGGACGCCAAGGTGCGCAAGGAGCTGCGCCGCTGGCTGGCGCGCCTGCACGAGGACATCAACCTGACCTCGGTGTTCGTCACCCACGACCAGGAAGAAGCCATGGAAGTGGCCGACCGCATCGTGGTCATGAACAAGGGCGTGATCGAGCAGATCGGCTCCCCGGGCGAGGTCTACGAGAAGCCCGCCAGCGACTTCGTCTACCACTTCCTCGGCGACTCCAACCGCCTGCACCTGGGCGATGAGCGGCACCTACTGTTCCGGCCCCACGAGGTGTCCCTGTCCCGCGGCGAGGAGGCCGAACACCGCGCCGCCCAGGTCCGCGACATCCGCCCGCTGGGCGCGATCACCCGGGTAACACTCAAGGTCGAGGGCCAGGACGAGCTGATCGAAGCCGAGGTGGTCAAGGACCATGACAGCCTGGTGGGCCTGGTCCGGGGCGAGACGCTGTTCTTCAAGCCCAAGGCCTGGCAGAAAGCCGTGGGCGCATGA